One Betta splendens chromosome 5, fBetSpl5.4, whole genome shotgun sequence genomic window, ACTAAAATTAGTCACGTTAGTTAAATGAGTTTCCAGCTCATGACTGCAGGTTAGCTCAGTAGTGAGATATGTCAGGAATATAGTGGAACCAATTAAACACACTGTGAATGTGTAAGTTTTACTAAACAAAGTTTAGACTCCTTTAAAACGTCTATACATGGGTTTGTTCAAATTTATGAGCTAAAGCAGTAAAAAGCTCTGTctacccagcatgcattgcGTGAGTCCTGTACCAGGTAGTTTTAGGGAAACATTTTTCATGGAAACTTTATATATgagtttaataataattaaaacatttttcaatGCATATGAAAGTAACGTGGGCAGAGATCAGTGAATCTGGTTTCTAAAGTGAGCTAAAAGAGAAGTATGAAACCTTATGCTTAGAGAAGATGTTGATTGAATGTCCCAACTGCTTTTCACCTCATCCAGCCATTTGTAGCCACATTTTTAAATCTGTAGGTGTAGCATCACCATGCTGAGGTATCAGGTTATTTATTACTATGCCAAAGCTATAAACCAAGACACCTCCACCTCATATGCATGTACCGTACGTCTCATTAGGAACGTACTCGTTCAGTCGGTGTTTCTCACGTTACAGCTGGCTCGCTTCGGGGCCTTTGATTGGTGGATGAGTCTCGATGGGCGGGGCCAGAGGCGGGTCTGGTTGTGCCTGGGATCGGTTGAATATTTGaaatacaaaaacagcagcgttgTTATTGTCCAGCAGTTACGAGCCTTTTTAAGCTTAGAGAATGTACGATACCTCCGAAAATCTACAAATTGATACTTCACGATAGTCTGTAAATCAAACTGGGGAATACTAAGCGCAGGTAAGGACGATGAAGCTACAGCTACAAAAATAATAACACCATTAGGATGTATATTagacaaaacacaaacctcGCTATTATATAGATATTGAAAATAGCGTTTTCGCCTAGTAGCCAGACATTCCGTTCTTCATTTAGGCCACAGCTGATAGAATTGTTGACATGaatttttgattttgtttgtggACGTTTCAACGTTTATTGTCAACACTGTGAATGTGATCTAACATGTATGGATGAAATAAAATGCTTTAAACTCGAGCTCAATTAGTCAGTCAATTTAGATTCAACATAGATTTAATGTTTAACTCGTCAATTCTTAATTTCTTTGTATCTGTGCGAAAAACCAACTCTGCAACAGAGTAACAGCTCTGCACAAAATAAGGGAGGAGTGACGTGCAGCGGGTGCACAGAAAGCACTAAAGGCTCACACTAACAATATGTTTGATCAAAAAGAGCCCCTCCCCCATTTATCTACCAACAGATGGACCCTAACAATGAAATACTGGGGAAGCGGCAAGATTattcaaagagcagcagcaggacatttCATTGGACGTCCCAGTCAGCTGACTGACTGCTTGAATTTTTAAGCATAATCAGAAAGGTAAACATGGCCATGACCCTCTGTGTATTTGCCTTATTTTGTCTTCAGCAGTTGAAGAATCTTGCAACACCTGAGTTTCCTATTGAATAATAAGGGGAAGGAAAGCATCAGTGAGACAAAGACAATCCAGCCATGTTCAGAACACTCAGCCGCCTGCTGtttgggggagaggaggagacgccggAAGCTGTTGATGTGGTGGAAGAAGGCTGGCTTGTTGTCAGCCATCAAGGTTGGTCATGGAGCTAAGTTAAGCCAGGCCTGTAAGGGCCACAGCCCTACTGGTGTTCCATCACCCTGCCCTACCTACGTCTGCTGGTCTGGATCAGACCTGTTCAGTAGGAAACACTTCTGGGACAGCTGGAGACCAAACAGGGCCGGGGCTCTGAGGGAACAGGGTTGGCCGCCTTTGAAATGGCTGGATTTTCTATGAAGTCTTACAACACTGAGACAGCTTTTGTTGTGAAATATACACTAAGCATCACAGTGACGTCAGATGGTGTTACTAGACTAAAATGCTTGATTTAGTAGTATTACAACTGTTTTGTCTTTATAGAGGCAGGTACCACTGAGAATCAGGACTTACCGCCCGACAGCCAGCAAGCAGACTCTGCCCCTCATGGAGACACAGTTGCAAACATAGAAACAAGGTGAGGCAGCAAGAAACCGTTTGGATTAAAATAAGGAGACAATTTCAAATTCCATCTCCAGATCCAGTATCTACATCTTACCCTTAATTTTAGGAAGCTTGATTTCAAACttgtgtttctctccagtgtgtcaGATCCAGAGGCCACGGTTCAAACCAGCCCCGCCTCCGCTTCCTTCTCCCAGCCTAAAGCGCTGACCGAAGCGATGCAGTCAGCCTGCATCCAGAAAGCCAAAGCATTGGCCGACCGGCACCACGTGTCCCGCAACGCCATTCAGCGACTGAACCGCGTCCGTCAGGGAGTCCAGCAtccctccttccacctccagcagccagGACATCGCAACCTCAGCCACTGAGGCACTCGAACACAACACGCGTCAGAGCAAAGCATTGTTAGAACTGTCTTCACACGTGTCCAGTCAGCAAGATTGAAGCTATGCATCTAATTTTGATGGAACCCTGTACAAAACTTGAACAGCTAAAAGGCAGCAACATTACAACGTGTACTGTATAATCTTCTATACTGTATTTACCTCATGAAATGCGAAAcgtgaatatttttttttaaagtgcaaGCATTTGATCAGTGCAAACCTGTCCTCTCCATTTTAGAATGAAGTCATTTGTGTGTCAAAATGTTTTAACCTGTATGGACTTGCTcaagaaacatttttataaaacaataaaaaataatgacgTTGCAGCTGCTTTCATACTAAAACGTCAAACTGACATTGAACTGCTCGTGGTGTGTTTGAGCGTTGAGCTCTCATTGGTTAGGCTTTAATTGACCGGCTGTGTCTAATTTCATATTAACATGAGTGAAGCCTGAGGTTTGTGGACTACAGCGACTACTGCTGTTTGGGAATTATGGTGTCCCTGTAGTTGAACATGTCTCCAGAAACTAAACTGAGCAGTCAGTCAACCCGTAGTTATGAATCTTtttctgcctcgtctctgctgaCTGGCGGCTCGTCGTCAGGTCCAATTATCTCTGACTTCAATGAAAACTATGGTAAGAAAACGTCATGTAGGTTCCATGAAGGGATGGCTATTCACGTTGCTCCCATTGACCAGATCCCactgtgttgtttcctgttcaGCTGTTGCAGATCTCAACGGTTACTCCAAAGACGTCCCATCCGAACAACTGGGCTCCACTGGACCCAGTGTGACCGACAAGGACGGCGCCAGTCAGAACAGGCTCATCTCTGTGTATTCTGCCGCCATCATTTTTGCCTTTGCAGTGACCATTGCTTTGATCCTCCACATTTACCTGGGGGCAAGCATGGTACGTCGTGCCGTTTACCATAAGCCAAGCGGTGCTGCATTAATCCCTCATCACGGCTGTTGTTCAGGTTCCTGATGATGGCGTGCTGGTGTCGGACCACGAGCGCTGCACCGGACTCGGCCGCGGAGTCCTTCGCGACGGTGGGTCGAGTGTGGACGCGGCCGTCGCTGCTGTCCTGTGCCTGGGTGTTGTCCACCCTCACGCCTCAGGGGTCGGTGGGTATGTAGCTGAGCTGCCGGTTCAGATATTTCCTGGAATACAAGTGCCAAATGTGTGGTTCTTGTCTCTTTAGCGGTGGGGTGATGATGGTTCACGACATCCGTAGGAATCAAACCAAGGTGCTGAACTTCCTGGGAACCGCACCTAAAGCGCTTACTGAGGAGATGCTGCACGGCGTTTCAGAGCTGAAGGTGCCAAGACTGAAAGAGGGGcagaatgaaatgttttaattcCTTTATTGTTCAGTGTGTAATCAACAGCCGTCTGTGTTCAGGAAGGCTTGCAGGTAGGAGTGCCCGCTATGCTCAGAGGCCTGCACCGCGCTCACCGCCTCTACGGAAGGTGAACGACCCGATGCACGAGCTTCTCTCTGGTGTTTAGCGCCTCgtttcatctttttatttaattgtgtCTCGCCACCAAATCGCCGCAGGCTGAAGTGGGAGGATGTGGTCGCCAGAGCGGCTGCTGTGGCCCGAGAAGGcttcagtgtctcctccagTCTAGGCAAGCCAACGCGTCAGACCGCCCCTGCTTCACATTTTACAGCCGTTGACTCACTCGCTGGGATGTGAGTCATTTGTTTTGTCCCACAGCTGAGGC contains:
- the tp53inp2 gene encoding tumor protein p53-inducible nuclear protein 2 is translated as MFRTLSRLLFGGEEETPEAVDVVEEGWLVVSHQEAGTTENQDLPPDSQQADSAPHGDTVANIETSVSDPEATVQTSPASASFSQPKALTEAMQSACIQKAKALADRHHVSRNAIQRLNRVRQGVQHPSFHLQQPGHRNLSH